The following are encoded together in the Arcticibacterium luteifluviistationis genome:
- a CDS encoding acyl-CoA thioesterase, with translation MFSFDYKYRVRYADVDQMGYMYYGHYARLYEIGRVEALRSLGVRYKDFEDQGFIMPVYENNSKFLSPAKYDEMITIRVILNKIPKARIVFNYEIYNEQEERIHLGETTLVFVNTATDRIMACPENIEIALAPFFKTS, from the coding sequence ATGTTTAGTTTTGATTATAAATATAGAGTACGCTATGCTGATGTGGACCAAATGGGCTACATGTATTACGGGCATTATGCTAGGCTCTATGAAATAGGTAGGGTAGAGGCTCTTAGAAGTTTGGGTGTACGGTATAAAGATTTTGAAGATCAAGGTTTTATAATGCCCGTTTATGAAAATAACTCTAAGTTTCTTTCACCTGCGAAATATGATGAAATGATTACTATTAGGGTGATTTTGAATAAGATACCTAAGGCCAGAATAGTTTTCAATTATGAAATTTATAACGAGCAAGAGGAACGTATACATCTAGGAGAAACCACACTGGTTTTTGTTAATACGGCTACTGATAGGATAATGGCCTGTCCAGAAAACATTGAAATAGCTCTAGCACCTTTCTTTAAAACTTCATGA
- a CDS encoding DUF1572 family protein: MEIIKLFRKQFENYKGLGDRTFAQISDEEILWKYNEESNSLAVIVKHMHGNMLSRWTDFLNTDGEKDWRDRDGEFQGAYANKEEMLCQWEAGWACLFKALDTVTAENINTPIYIRGEEHSVADAFMRQLGHYSSHVGQIMYIGRMIKGKDWKGLSVPKDGSKAFNKAMFSK, encoded by the coding sequence ATGGAAATCATAAAGCTTTTTAGAAAACAGTTTGAAAATTATAAAGGACTAGGCGATAGAACTTTTGCTCAAATTTCTGATGAGGAAATCTTATGGAAATATAATGAAGAGAGTAACTCATTAGCTGTAATAGTGAAACACATGCACGGGAATATGCTTTCTCGCTGGACTGATTTTTTGAATACGGACGGAGAGAAAGATTGGCGAGATAGGGATGGCGAGTTTCAAGGAGCTTACGCCAATAAAGAAGAGATGCTTTGTCAGTGGGAGGCTGGTTGGGCTTGTTTATTCAAAGCTTTGGATACTGTAACGGCAGAGAATATAAATACACCAATATATATTAGAGGTGAAGAACATTCTGTGGCAGATGCTTTTATGCGACAGCTAGGACATTACTCCTCGCACGTAGGTCAAATTATGTATATAGGAAGAATGATAAAAGGTAAAGACTGGAAAGGTCTTTCAGTTCCTAAAGATGGCTCTAAGGCTTTTAATAAGGCTATGTTTTCAAAGTAA
- a CDS encoding GNAT family N-acetyltransferase, with amino-acid sequence MNGNKIMMNWKYVSFSDLALEELYEVLSLRSEVFVVEQNCVYQDIDFKDQKALHVLGKNEEGKLIAYTRLFGLNEYFDGYTAIGRVITHPEYRKYGFGGDLMKKSIEKCIEFYGDYPIKIGAQKHLTKFYGALGFKEIGEDYMEDGIPHCIMIRENA; translated from the coding sequence ATGAACGGAAATAAAATCATGATGAACTGGAAGTACGTCAGTTTTAGCGACTTAGCTTTAGAAGAGCTCTATGAAGTATTATCTTTAAGATCGGAGGTTTTTGTGGTGGAACAAAACTGTGTTTATCAAGATATAGATTTTAAAGACCAAAAGGCTCTCCACGTTTTAGGCAAAAATGAGGAAGGGAAACTTATTGCTTATACGAGGCTGTTTGGTTTAAATGAATATTTTGACGGTTATACAGCTATAGGTAGAGTTATTACACATCCAGAATATAGGAAATATGGTTTTGGAGGTGATTTAATGAAAAAATCAATTGAAAAGTGCATTGAATTTTATGGTGACTACCCTATTAAGATAGGAGCTCAAAAGCATTTGACTAAGTTTTATGGGGCTTTAGGTTTTAAGGAAATAGGAGAAGACTATATGGAAGATGGAATACCGCATTGCATCATGATTAGAGAAAATGCTTAA
- a CDS encoding sugar phosphate isomerase/epimerase family protein: protein MKTSLNRRSFIKSTALAATAAALPSLSSFNVAPNLVGISVASYHLRFRDGGSTAHPTWNGALPMTKHLSELGVGGGQIGVRNWDTNYIKQIRDLKESSGMWLEGQIRMPKTESDLVEFETNVKAAKEAGIEIVRVACLSGRRYVNFQTIEEWNTFKKESLKSIRLAEPVMRRHKMKLAIENHKDWTADELVKILKDYDSEYLGCNLDTGNNISFMENPYDVVEKLAPYTMTTHFKDMGIEEYEDGFLLSEVPFGTGFLDLNKMAMTIRRHNPSVKFNLEMMTRDPLPIPFLTDQYWATFGNTTGKDVAKSVKLLRENYNDKPLTRTTRKTFHQQLALEEANQIACLDFARKELGLM from the coding sequence ATGAAGACATCGCTTAACCGCCGCTCCTTTATCAAAAGCACTGCTCTAGCAGCCACCGCCGCTGCATTACCTTCCTTAAGCTCCTTTAATGTAGCACCAAATCTTGTAGGAATTTCTGTAGCTTCTTACCATTTAAGATTTAGAGATGGCGGAAGCACCGCACATCCTACTTGGAATGGAGCTTTGCCAATGACTAAACACCTCAGCGAATTAGGTGTAGGTGGTGGTCAAATAGGCGTAAGAAACTGGGATACCAATTATATCAAGCAAATTAGAGATTTGAAAGAATCTTCTGGCATGTGGCTAGAAGGGCAAATAAGAATGCCAAAAACAGAAAGCGATTTGGTAGAGTTTGAAACCAACGTAAAAGCTGCAAAAGAAGCCGGAATTGAGATAGTAAGAGTGGCTTGTTTAAGCGGAAGAAGGTACGTCAATTTCCAAACGATAGAGGAATGGAATACATTTAAAAAAGAATCTTTAAAGTCAATAAGATTAGCTGAACCCGTTATGAGAAGGCATAAAATGAAACTAGCCATAGAGAATCATAAAGACTGGACCGCTGACGAATTAGTCAAAATACTGAAGGACTATGACAGCGAGTACCTTGGCTGCAATTTAGATACGGGTAATAACATTTCGTTTATGGAAAACCCTTATGACGTGGTTGAAAAACTAGCTCCTTACACCATGACTACTCATTTTAAAGACATGGGTATAGAAGAATATGAAGACGGTTTCTTACTCTCAGAAGTCCCTTTTGGTACGGGTTTCTTAGATTTAAATAAAATGGCAATGACCATTAGAAGACATAACCCTAGCGTTAAATTTAACCTAGAAATGATGACTCGAGACCCATTACCAATTCCTTTTTTAACCGACCAATATTGGGCTACCTTTGGTAACACCACAGGAAAAGATGTGGCAAAAAGCGTCAAACTTCTTAGAGAAAACTATAATGATAAACCATTGACCAGAACAACTCGCAAAACTTTTCATCAACAGTTGGCTTTAGAAGAAGCCAATCAAATAGCCTGTTTAGACTTTGCCAGAAAAGAGCTAGGTCTTATGTAA
- a CDS encoding YihY/virulence factor BrkB family protein translates to MNSLKDIVLVKKLRKFLKSIYLWNTTVSLYLVLTILWRKIITFDIDQRAAAVSFSLLLAIFPAVIFLFTLIPYIPIANLDVQIMDFLANILPRGIYSTAANTIQDIISRRRVDVLSFGFLFALYAATNGMMALIRAFNISLEKDDKRGFFQGRLVALFLTFLLVLVMISAIVVLIVGKFSIAYLFEIGFLNEDFTYYMIQLLRYVSIFIIFFLGIGSIYYFAPGKNKRMSFFNIGAMLASILCILATNGFSYYLVNFNSYNKLYGSIGTLIGMMVWIYLIAVILIFGFEINSSLKDALAEEGLEE, encoded by the coding sequence ATGAATAGTTTAAAAGATATAGTCTTAGTTAAGAAACTTCGAAAGTTTTTGAAAAGTATATATCTCTGGAATACCACAGTTTCACTTTACCTAGTTTTAACTATTCTTTGGCGAAAAATCATCACGTTTGATATTGACCAAAGGGCGGCCGCTGTTTCGTTTTCGCTACTTTTGGCTATTTTTCCAGCGGTGATCTTTTTGTTTACGCTAATTCCATATATCCCAATTGCTAATCTGGATGTACAGATAATGGATTTTTTAGCCAATATTTTGCCAAGAGGAATTTATAGTACTGCTGCTAATACCATTCAAGATATCATAAGCAGAAGGCGTGTAGATGTACTTTCTTTTGGTTTTTTGTTTGCTCTATATGCGGCCACCAACGGTATGATGGCACTTATTAGGGCTTTTAATATTTCCTTAGAAAAAGATGACAAACGAGGTTTTTTTCAAGGTAGATTAGTGGCCTTGTTTCTTACATTTTTACTGGTTTTAGTAATGATTTCGGCCATTGTAGTCTTGATTGTAGGGAAGTTTTCAATTGCTTATTTGTTTGAAATAGGCTTCTTAAATGAAGATTTTACATACTACATGATTCAGTTATTAAGGTATGTCTCCATCTTCATTATCTTCTTTTTAGGCATAGGGAGCATTTACTATTTTGCCCCAGGTAAAAACAAACGAATGAGTTTCTTTAATATAGGAGCCATGCTTGCTTCTATATTGTGCATTTTGGCTACCAACGGTTTTTCTTATTACCTGGTTAATTTTAATTCTTATAACAAATTGTATGGTTCTATTGGAACATTGATAGGGATGATGGTTTGGATATATTTGATTGCAGTTATTCTTATTTTTGGATTTGAGATTAACTCTAGCCTTAAAGATGCCTTGGCAGAAGAAGGCTTGGAAGAATAG
- a CDS encoding SDR family NAD(P)-dependent oxidoreductase, translated as MKLFDLTGRAAIITGGSKGLGLAMAEGIAAAGGNVVLVSRTQAECDAAADKIKSLYGTGAIGFAADVTKQADMENMAALCLKEFGSVDILINSAGINIRGAIDELSLDDFTKVMDINVTGTWLASRAVTPIMKKQKKGKIINLASTLGLVGLANRTPYTASKGAVVNMTKALALELALDNINVNAICPGPFLTEMNEPIKNTEEGKKFIVGATAVGRWGVLAEIQGVAMFLASDASNYMMGSCLLVDGGWVAR; from the coding sequence ATGAAACTTTTTGACCTAACTGGCAGAGCCGCCATCATAACCGGTGGCTCCAAGGGCTTAGGTCTGGCTATGGCAGAAGGCATAGCCGCAGCAGGCGGAAATGTAGTATTAGTATCAAGAACTCAAGCAGAGTGTGATGCTGCGGCAGATAAAATCAAAAGCCTTTATGGTACCGGTGCCATAGGATTTGCCGCAGATGTTACTAAACAAGCCGACATGGAAAACATGGCAGCCCTTTGTTTAAAAGAGTTTGGCAGTGTCGATATTCTTATAAACTCCGCTGGTATCAACATTAGAGGAGCTATTGACGAACTTAGCTTAGATGATTTCACCAAGGTGATGGACATTAACGTGACAGGAACTTGGCTAGCGAGCAGAGCCGTTACACCTATTATGAAGAAGCAGAAAAAAGGGAAAATTATCAATTTGGCAAGTACGCTTGGCTTAGTGGGTTTAGCTAACAGAACGCCTTATACAGCCTCAAAAGGTGCCGTAGTAAACATGACAAAGGCTTTAGCATTAGAATTAGCTCTTGATAACATTAATGTAAACGCCATCTGTCCTGGGCCATTTTTGACCGAAATGAATGAGCCAATAAAAAACACAGAAGAAGGTAAAAAGTTTATCGTAGGAGCCACGGCTGTAGGCCGTTGGGGCGTTTTAGCCGAAATTCAGGGTGTTGCCATGTTTTTGGCATCAGATGCTTCTAACTACATGATGGGCTCTTGCTTATTAGTAGATGGCGGCTGGGTAGCTAGGTAA
- the mltG gene encoding endolytic transglycosylase MltG translates to MFKKQKMLAYLLVIVTSLAATFSFYFWQVIKSPNLNLDAEKSAVLLIPKGATYQSVLDSLNKENLIHDQISFGFLSKFMKYRDLVKPGRYEIEPNASNKTVLSKLRSGDQDEVKLTFNNIRLKEDLAERLSQNLSIDKKVLLAKLNDPAVCEKYGFTTDNIMCMFLPDTYFMWWTLSEDEFLDRMKYEYKTFWNAERLAKAKITSMSPIKVGIMASIVQSETNKSDEQPTVAGVYVNRIKQGIPLQADPTVKFAVGDFTLKRILNVHLKVDSPYNTYQIQGLPPGPIALPEKKAIDAVLNYGKHSYVYFCAKEDFSGYHNFATTLSEHNANARKFHNAMNKRGIR, encoded by the coding sequence ATGTTTAAAAAACAAAAAATGCTGGCCTATCTACTGGTTATTGTAACCAGTTTGGCAGCTACATTCTCTTTCTATTTTTGGCAAGTTATAAAGAGCCCTAATCTTAATTTAGACGCTGAGAAAAGTGCGGTGCTTTTAATACCTAAGGGTGCTACTTATCAAAGCGTACTAGACAGTTTGAATAAAGAAAACTTAATTCATGACCAGATTAGCTTTGGATTTTTGAGTAAATTCATGAAATATAGAGATTTAGTTAAGCCAGGTAGGTATGAGATAGAACCTAATGCTAGTAATAAGACTGTTCTCTCTAAGCTTAGGTCTGGCGACCAAGATGAGGTTAAGCTAACATTTAATAATATAAGACTTAAGGAAGATTTAGCGGAGAGGCTATCTCAAAATTTGTCTATTGATAAGAAGGTGTTATTGGCAAAACTTAATGACCCTGCCGTATGTGAAAAGTACGGCTTTACTACAGATAACATTATGTGTATGTTTTTGCCAGACACTTATTTCATGTGGTGGACTCTTAGCGAAGACGAGTTTTTAGACAGAATGAAGTACGAATACAAAACGTTCTGGAATGCTGAAAGATTGGCAAAAGCTAAGATTACCAGCATGTCGCCTATTAAAGTAGGTATCATGGCGAGTATAGTGCAGAGTGAAACTAATAAGTCTGACGAGCAGCCAACGGTAGCAGGTGTTTATGTAAATAGAATTAAGCAAGGGATACCATTGCAGGCTGACCCTACGGTCAAATTTGCGGTTGGTGATTTTACTTTGAAAAGGATTTTGAATGTACACCTGAAAGTTGATTCTCCTTATAATACTTATCAGATTCAAGGTTTGCCACCAGGCCCAATAGCTTTGCCTGAGAAAAAGGCGATAGACGCGGTGTTAAATTATGGTAAGCATAGTTATGTTTATTTCTGTGCCAAAGAAGATTTTTCAGGCTATCATAATTTTGCTACGACACTTTCTGAGCATAACGCCAATGCTAGGAAATTTCATAATGCTATGAACAAAAGGGGAATTCGTTAA
- a CDS encoding DUF72 domain-containing protein produces MKFGGVPNPELIDFTLPEDHPETLRVFKAGSKPMETYVGCAKWNRGDLKGFYPRGTKDELTYYSTQFNSIELNATFYNNYAPAQAKTWYDKTPDGFKFFPKVPRYISHIKRLNDVTIPVGEFAETARAFEDKLGMTFLQVHDNFKPANMDRLVKFVSDWSADIPLAVELRNTDWFQDAAVANEVYNLFEENNVTNILTDTAGRRDLMHMRMTTPTAFIRYVGANHASDYPRLDDWLDRIAEWKAQGLEQLYFFVHQNIEKESPLLSKYFIEKFNQRFDANLIVSA; encoded by the coding sequence ATGAAATTTGGAGGAGTACCCAATCCTGAACTAATAGATTTTACCTTACCAGAAGACCATCCAGAGACTTTAAGAGTTTTTAAAGCTGGAAGTAAGCCGATGGAAACTTATGTAGGCTGTGCCAAATGGAATAGAGGAGACTTAAAGGGCTTTTATCCGAGAGGAACAAAAGATGAACTAACGTATTACTCGACCCAGTTTAATTCAATAGAGTTAAACGCAACTTTTTATAATAATTATGCTCCTGCACAAGCTAAAACTTGGTATGACAAAACGCCAGATGGCTTTAAGTTTTTTCCTAAAGTGCCACGTTATATCAGTCATATTAAGAGGCTAAATGATGTAACCATTCCAGTAGGGGAGTTTGCCGAAACAGCTAGAGCTTTTGAAGATAAACTTGGAATGACCTTTCTTCAAGTTCATGATAATTTTAAACCAGCTAATATGGATAGGTTGGTCAAGTTTGTGAGTGATTGGTCTGCCGATATTCCATTGGCCGTAGAATTACGAAATACTGATTGGTTTCAAGATGCCGCTGTCGCAAACGAGGTGTATAATCTGTTTGAAGAAAATAACGTGACAAATATTTTAACAGATACCGCAGGCAGAAGAGATTTGATGCACATGAGAATGACCACGCCAACGGCTTTTATAAGGTATGTAGGGGCTAATCATGCCTCGGATTATCCAAGATTGGATGACTGGTTAGACAGAATAGCCGAATGGAAAGCTCAAGGTTTAGAGCAGCTTTACTTCTTTGTACACCAGAATATAGAGAAGGAGTCCCCATTGTTGTCAAAGTATTTTATTGAGAAATTTAACCAGCGATTTGACGCTAATTTGATAGTGTCAGCCTAA